The region AAGATCAGCGACCGCACCGGCGACTTCGCACCGCAGTCAGGCGCAGAGCAGAGCCAGGTGATCATCGGGCAGTTGCAGGCGGCGATGAAGGGGTGATCAAGCTCCTCCCTGTTTTTGCGCAGCACAAACGGGGAGGTGGCAGTCACCGCAGGTGACTGACGGAGGGGCTTTTCCCCTCCACCACCAGCTTCGCTGGCGGTCCCCCTCCCCATTTGCACCTGCGGTGAAAAAGGGGAGGATTTTGACCTAAGCAAATCGCAACACCACCACGATCCCGCCGTCCGGCGTCGCCTCCCCCGCCAACACCCGCACCGCATCGGCCCGCGCGCGGGACAGGATTTCCGGCGCCACGCCAGCGTCGTGCACCACCACATCCGCCTGCCCCAGCAGCCGCGCGGTGCGCAGGGTAAGGTCTTCGGGATCGTTGGATGTCAGCACGATTTCGAATCGCCCGGACTGCCCTTCCGCGCCAGAAGCCAGCCAGTCAGCCACCTTCGCCTCGCTCCCGGCCCGGAACAGGTCGAGTTCCCCGCCCTCGTCCAGCGCCGCATCCAGTGCACGGCGGCGGTCGGCGACCGAGGACCAGCGCTTGCGCATCCCCTCGCGCGCCTCCTCCAGCGCGCGGGCCAAGGCGCCCAGCCCTTGCGGCAGCAGGCGCTCCAGCCGCAGGCGCAGGATCTTGGCGAGGCCTGCCGAAGCGCCGCCGGTGCCCACCGCGATCAGCACCGGGTCGCGGTCGAGGATCGAAGGCGTGGTGAAATCACACAGTTCGGGCCGGTCGACCACGTTGACCAGCAGGCCGGCACAGCGCAGCCGGATCGCATCGCCCTGCGCCATGTCGGGATTGTCATGCGCGATGAAGGCCAGCCGCGCCCCGTCGTCGATACCGGCGTTGATGTCGCGGTAGATCACCCCGCCGGCGCGCTCGATCAGGCGCTGCTTGGCCTCGGCCGCGTCCCCCTCGCCCAGCAGGATCACCGGCTGGCCCGCGATGCGGTGGAAGAGGGGGAGCGCCTTCATATCTTCAAACCCGGCTTACTTGAGGAAGTCCGGCACGCGCTCTGCGGCAAGGATCGTGGCGGGGTCGATCCGATCAGCAACCACGGCCCACTGGTCGCCATCGACCATGACCTCGGGCACTAGAGGCCGCGAGTTGTAGGTGTTGGCCATCGTCGCGCCATAGGCGCCCGCGGTGCGGAACACGGCGAGATCGCCGCGCCCGACCTTGTCGATCGTGCGGGCCATGGCGAAGGTGTCCGAGCTTTCGCAGATCGGGCCGACGATATTGGCAGTGAAGGTATCGCCCTTCGGCTCAACAGCGGCGAAATCGTGCCAGGCATCGTAGAGCGCAGGCCGCGCCAGATCGTTCATCGCGGCGTCGACCACGACCCAGGGGTTGCTCGCCCCTTCCTTCACGCGGATGACCTCGGTCACCAGCACGCCGGTGTTGCCGGTAATCACGCGGCCCGGTTCGAACATCAGCGTCACGCCCCAGTTGCCTGTCACGCGCGCGACCATTGCGGCATATTCGGCAGGCTGCGGGAAGACTTCGCCCGCCTTGTAGGGCACGCCCACGCCGCCGCCCAAGTCCATGTGCGTGACCGAATGGCCCGCCGCGCGGATCTCTTCCATCAACCCGCCAACCTTGTTGAAGGCGGCTTCCAGCGGCTCGAGCTTGGAAAGCTGGCTGCCGATGTGCAGCGTGAGGCCCCGCATGTTGAGGCCGGGCGTGTTGGCCAGACGGCCATAGATCGCGGCGGCACGGTCGAACGGAACGCCGAACTTGTTCTCGGCCTTGCCGGTGGAGATCTTGCCGTGCGTGCCTGCGTCAACGTCGGGGTTCACGCGCAGCGCGGCGGAAGCGACCTTGCCCATCGACGCTGCGATCTCGGCAAGTTCGATGCCTTCTTCCTCGCTCTCGAGGTTGAACTGGCCGATCCCGGCTTCGATGCCGCGGCGCATTTCGGCAGCGGTCTTGCCAACGCCCGAAAACACGATGCCATCGGGCGCCATGCCTGCGGCCAAGGCCCGCTCCATCTCGCCGCCCGAGACGACATCGGCGCCGTAGCCTTCGGCAGCCAGGACCTTGAGCACGGCGAGGTTGGGGTTGGACTTGACCGCAAAGGCGATCTTCACGTCACGCAGGATACCCAGCGCATCGCGGAACACGCGGGCGTGGCGGGTCAGCGTCGCGCGCGAATAGACATAGACGGGCGTGCCGACTTCCGCCGCGATCACCGGCAGGGGCACGTTCTCGGCGCAGAGCACGCCGTTGTTCAGTTCAAAATGGTCCATCGGAAATTCTCAGTCTTCGGGTGGCAGGTCGAAAGGATCGTCTTCGCGATCCTGCGAGCGGCGACGCGGCTCGACGTTGCGCGCAGGGGCTGCCTGCGCGGGGTTTTGAGCAGATCGTCCGCGCCCGGCTGGACCTCGCGGCCATAGGGGATCGGCGGCGGCGTCTGGTCTGGCGCCAGCTTCAACTCGGCCTTGTTGCCGCATCCGGCCAGAGCCAGGGCGCCAAGGGTGCCGAGCAAAATGGTGCGCGAAAGCTTCAAGCCGATTCCTCCAGCCCCAGCGCCACGCGCGCCTGGGCCACGCGCTTCCTTACCTCGTCCGGTGCGGTTCCGCCATGGCTGCAACGCGCCGCCACGCTCGCCTCGACCGAAAGCGCGGCATAGACGCGATCGTCGATGCGCTGGTCAA is a window of Novosphingobium sp. THN1 DNA encoding:
- a CDS encoding bifunctional precorrin-2 dehydrogenase/sirohydrochlorin ferrochelatase → MKALPLFHRIAGQPVILLGEGDAAEAKQRLIERAGGVIYRDINAGIDDGARLAFIAHDNPDMAQGDAIRLRCAGLLVNVVDRPELCDFTTPSILDRDPVLIAVGTGGASAGLAKILRLRLERLLPQGLGALARALEEAREGMRKRWSSVADRRRALDAALDEGGELDLFRAGSEAKVADWLASGAEGQSGRFEIVLTSNDPEDLTLRTARLLGQADVVVHDAGVAPEILSRARADAVRVLAGEATPDGGIVVVLRFA
- the lysA gene encoding diaminopimelate decarboxylase, producing the protein MDHFELNNGVLCAENVPLPVIAAEVGTPVYVYSRATLTRHARVFRDALGILRDVKIAFAVKSNPNLAVLKVLAAEGYGADVVSGGEMERALAAGMAPDGIVFSGVGKTAAEMRRGIEAGIGQFNLESEEEGIELAEIAASMGKVASAALRVNPDVDAGTHGKISTGKAENKFGVPFDRAAAIYGRLANTPGLNMRGLTLHIGSQLSKLEPLEAAFNKVGGLMEEIRAAGHSVTHMDLGGGVGVPYKAGEVFPQPAEYAAMVARVTGNWGVTLMFEPGRVITGNTGVLVTEVIRVKEGASNPWVVVDAAMNDLARPALYDAWHDFAAVEPKGDTFTANIVGPICESSDTFAMARTIDKVGRGDLAVFRTAGAYGATMANTYNSRPLVPEVMVDGDQWAVVADRIDPATILAAERVPDFLK